The following coding sequences lie in one Moritella viscosa genomic window:
- the wzc gene encoding lipopolysaccharide biosynthesis protein encodes MSSITLNQADKTQQSSQTSNSSDADLGKLFGILLDARWSIIAVTFIFSVLGVCYALLTTPVYKADALIQVEQKSGSMSALVGDMGDMFSSESSATTEVEIIKSRMVLSQTVEKFNLTTLAAPKYLPVIGKGLARMSGQQNDITISRFEIPSYASPAFSLIIDASSKGAYTLYDGDERKVLSGVVGELAQNNDYRLFVQALVGKNTDEFSIAKQSKLDAIQWLQQNLLVSERGKQTGILQLTFSGEDKVLIEDILNDVSQNYFLQNVQRNSAEAEKILAFLQGHLPNIKTELTAAEDTLNRFRQNNESIDLGLEAASTLKVMVALESQLNELTFKESEISQRFTKDHPAYKSLLDKREVLLAKQHKLNAQVQKLPKTQRDVLRMKRDVEVNQQIYIQLLNKVQELSILKAGTVGNVRILDTAQAYSKAVKPKKSLIVVLVTLLGGMLAVAVVLVRAALHKGIENPDEVEALGLPVYASIPMSDWQAEMDVKFKHNKRKKNFALHETLLAESNPADLSIEALRGLRTSMHFAMMEAKNNVVMISGPAPGIGKSFVSVNFAAVIAKTGQKVLLVDGDMRKGYLQRHFNLEWDHGLSEMLSGKLDTKDVIKTSGIENLDIITRGQIPPNPSELLMHPRFADFITWASSEYDLVLIDTPPVLAVTDPSIVGALAGTTLMVGRFGQNTVKEIEVARHRFEMAGIEVKGFILNAVEKKASASYGDGYYNYSYESDKF; translated from the coding sequence ATGAGCAGTATTACACTCAATCAAGCAGATAAAACGCAGCAATCATCACAAACCTCAAATAGTAGTGATGCGGATTTAGGTAAGTTATTCGGCATATTACTTGATGCGCGTTGGAGCATTATCGCGGTTACGTTTATTTTTTCTGTACTTGGTGTCTGTTACGCGTTATTAACGACGCCCGTTTATAAAGCCGATGCATTAATCCAAGTTGAACAAAAAAGCGGTAGTATGTCAGCCCTTGTTGGTGACATGGGGGATATGTTTTCGAGTGAGTCATCTGCGACCACCGAAGTTGAAATTATTAAATCAAGAATGGTTTTAAGCCAAACTGTTGAAAAATTCAATTTAACCACGCTTGCTGCGCCTAAATACCTGCCTGTTATTGGTAAAGGCTTAGCACGCATGAGCGGTCAACAGAATGACATAACGATTAGTCGTTTTGAAATTCCAAGCTATGCTTCACCAGCATTTAGCCTGATTATTGATGCTTCCAGCAAAGGCGCATATACATTGTATGACGGTGATGAGCGTAAGGTGTTATCTGGTGTGGTTGGTGAATTAGCTCAGAACAATGATTATCGTTTGTTTGTGCAAGCCTTAGTTGGTAAAAACACGGATGAATTTTCAATCGCTAAACAATCTAAACTTGATGCAATTCAATGGTTACAGCAGAATTTATTGGTAAGCGAACGTGGTAAACAGACCGGTATTTTACAGTTAACATTCAGTGGAGAAGATAAAGTCCTAATCGAAGATATCCTGAATGATGTAAGTCAAAATTATTTCTTACAAAATGTACAACGTAATTCTGCAGAAGCTGAAAAAATCTTGGCGTTTTTACAAGGTCATTTACCCAACATTAAAACAGAGTTAACTGCGGCTGAAGATACCCTAAACCGTTTTCGACAAAACAATGAATCCATCGATTTAGGCTTAGAAGCTGCTTCTACGTTAAAAGTAATGGTGGCGTTAGAATCGCAGTTAAATGAACTAACCTTTAAAGAAAGTGAAATTAGCCAACGTTTCACCAAAGATCACCCGGCTTATAAATCGCTTTTAGATAAACGCGAAGTATTGTTAGCTAAACAACATAAGTTGAATGCACAAGTTCAAAAATTACCAAAAACCCAGCGTGACGTATTACGCATGAAGCGTGATGTTGAAGTTAACCAGCAGATTTATATCCAGTTGTTAAACAAGGTGCAAGAGCTGAGTATTTTGAAAGCCGGTACGGTCGGTAATGTACGTATTCTTGATACTGCTCAGGCGTATAGTAAAGCAGTGAAACCAAAAAAGTCACTGATTGTGGTATTGGTTACCTTATTAGGTGGCATGTTAGCGGTGGCTGTAGTGCTTGTTCGTGCCGCGCTGCATAAAGGCATTGAAAACCCTGATGAAGTTGAAGCGCTAGGGTTACCTGTTTATGCCAGTATCCCAATGTCAGATTGGCAGGCGGAAATGGACGTTAAGTTTAAACATAATAAACGTAAGAAGAATTTTGCATTACATGAAACTTTGTTAGCTGAATCGAACCCTGCGGATTTATCTATTGAAGCATTACGTGGTCTGCGTACCAGCATGCATTTTGCGATGATGGAAGCTAAGAATAACGTTGTGATGATCTCAGGCCCTGCACCTGGTATTGGTAAGTCGTTTGTATCTGTGAACTTTGCGGCCGTGATAGCCAAAACTGGCCAAAAGGTATTGTTAGTTGATGGCGACATGCGTAAAGGTTATTTACAACGTCACTTCAATTTAGAATGGGATCACGGTTTATCAGAAATGCTGTCGGGTAAATTAGACACTAAAGACGTAATCAAAACATCGGGTATTGAAAACCTCGATATTATTACTCGTGGTCAAATCCCACCAAACCCGTCTGAATTATTAATGCACCCACGCTTTGCCGACTTTATCACATGGGCTTCAAGTGAATATGATCTAGTGCTGATTGATACGCCACCGGTACTGGCTGTCACAGACCCAAGCATTGTAGGCGCGTTAGCGGGCACAACCTTAATGGTAGGTCGTTTTGGTCAAAATACCGTGAAAGAAATTGAAGTTGCACGCCACCGCTTTGAAATGGCGGGCATTGAAGTGAAAGGCTTTATTCTTAATGCGGTTGAGAAGAAAGCAAGTGCGTCTTATGGGGATGGTTATTATAACTATAGTTATGAGAGTGATAAATTTTAG